One Bacteroidota bacterium genomic window carries:
- the atpE gene encoding ATP synthase F0 subunit C — protein MLQTFIQEATAAVADYSAIGGGIAALGAGLAAIGAGLGIGKIGGSAMEAIARQPEAAGDIRSNMIVAAALVEGVALFAVIISLLAAL, from the coding sequence ATGTTACAAACATTCATTCAGGAGGCAACAGCAGCGGTTGCAGATTATTCGGCCATAGGTGGCGGTATTGCTGCCCTTGGAGCGGGACTTGCGGCCATCGGAGCAGGTTTGGGTATTGGTAAAATTGGCGGTAGTGCCATGGAAGCCATTGCCCGCCAGCCAGAAGCAGCAGGCGATATCCGCTCGAACATGATTGTGGCTGCCGCTCTTGTTGAGGGAGTTGCTTTGTTTGCCGTGATTATCTCCTTGCTTGCAGCCCTGTAA